The bacterium genome contains the following window.
AATTACCAATTATGTTGTTGGAACAGAGGTTCCATATTCAATACTTTCTTCAAAGGTTAATCTTAACATTTCTTCTAAAGTGATTATTCCGCGGATTACTTTTCTTAATGCCGATTCTCTTAAAGAAATCATTCCCATCTCTTCTGCTAATTCTTTAATTGTTTGTGCCGGTTCACGGTTCAAAATAAGCTGGCGAATATCATCATTAATAATCATTACTTCATATACACCAATTCTGCCTTTGTAGCCAACATTATTACATCTATCACAGCCTCTACCGCGATATAAAGGAAATTTTTTATCTCCTTCAACTTTAATTCCTACACTCCGCAAGGTCTGCGTGGATGCTTCATAAGACTCTTTACATTCTGGACATATTTTTCGAACTAATCGTTGAGCAATACTTAACAAGATAGTGGATGAGATTAAAAATGGCTCTATTCCCATATTAAGTAATCGAGTTACTGCTCCTGCGGCATCATTAGTATGCAAAGTAGAAAATACCAGATGTCCAGTTAAAGCGGCATTGATGGCTACTTCTGCCGCCTCACGGTCTCTTATTTCACCTACCATAATAATATCAGGGTCTTGCCGTAAAAAATGCCGCAGTCCATCTGTAAAATCTAATCCTATTTCTGTTCTGACCTGAACCTGACTTATTCCTGGCAAAAGATATTCTATTGGGTCTTCAATTGTTACTATATTTTGATCCTCTGAATTTATCGTTCTTAAGGTCGAATAAAGGGTGGTAGATTTCCCACATCCTGTTGGTCCTGTGACCAGGATAATTCCATGAGGTGCACGGATATATTTTTTATAAAGTGGTAATACCTTTGGTTCAAAACCTAACTCATCTAACTCTAAACACAGATTACTAGCATCAAGGATTCTTAAAACTGCTTTTTCTCCATAAGCCGTTGGAATAACTGATACACGGAAATCTATATCCCTTTTTTCATACCGAACTTTAAATCTACCATCTTGTGGTAATCTATGCTCGGCAATATCCATTCCTGCCATAATTTTTATTCTTGAGATAATTGCATTTTGAAATCGTTTAGGTGGAGATGGTATTGTATATAACACGCCGTCAATTCTATTACGCAGTCGAACGGACTTCTCTTGTGGTTCAATATGTATATCTGATGCTCTTGATTTGATAGCATCGACTAATATATAATTTACTAAATCAACAATGGATGGTTCTGTCCCTTTCTTTACTAAGTTACTTAAATCTTCCTCCTGGATAACTACCTCTTCTTTAATTACTTCTACCTCATCTTTTTTATGCTCCATCTTTTTAACCAAATCATCCATAGAGATAAGTTTGCCATAATATTTTTCGATGGCATTTCTTATTTCTCTTTCCGTGGCAACAACTGTTTTAATTTCACACCCAGTTCGTGACCTTATTTCGTCAATGGCAATAACATTTAGAGGGTCAACTAAAGCGACAACTAATGTATTGTCCTTTTTACTTATTGGTAGAGTTAATTCCCGTCGCATAATATTTTCGGGTATAATATTTTTTACGCTCAGTTCAATTTTATCTAAATCTTTTGCCTTTACTCTGGGTATTTTTAATTCTCGTGAAAGGAAATCTGCAATATCATCTTCCTTCATAAGACCTAATTCTACCAGGATACACGCCAATCTATCTCCTCTTTTCTTCTGGACCGATAGCGCCTCATTAAGCTGGGTATAATTAATAATTCCTCGTTCAACTAACATTTCGCCAAGTCTAAGTTTTTTCCTTCCTGTTTCTGAAGAAGTAATTTCCTCTTTCTTTTTTTGCATAATTTCTTTTTCCAAGATTTTTATTCACCCCTTTATATCATCAACCTTATTTTATTATACATTATTAATATCGGAATGTCAATTAAAAAAATTAAGTTTTTTTTAATTTTGGTATAAAAAAAGATTGACACGGAATAGAAAATATGCTATACTAATCCATTGGTAGTTTAATTACCAATCAACACTCAATTCCTGAATCCCTGATTTAATCAGGGACAGGAAC
Protein-coding sequences here:
- a CDS encoding ATPase, T2SS/T4P/T4SS family; the encoded protein is MQKKKEEITSSETGRKKLRLGEMLVERGIINYTQLNEALSVQKKRGDRLACILVELGLMKEDDIADFLSRELKIPRVKAKDLDKIELSVKNIIPENIMRRELTLPISKKDNTLVVALVDPLNVIAIDEIRSRTGCEIKTVVATEREIRNAIEKYYGKLISMDDLVKKMEHKKDEVEVIKEEVVIQEEDLSNLVKKGTEPSIVDLVNYILVDAIKSRASDIHIEPQEKSVRLRNRIDGVLYTIPSPPKRFQNAIISRIKIMAGMDIAEHRLPQDGRFKVRYEKRDIDFRVSVIPTAYGEKAVLRILDASNLCLELDELGFEPKVLPLYKKYIRAPHGIILVTGPTGCGKSTTLYSTLRTINSEDQNIVTIEDPIEYLLPGISQVQVRTEIGLDFTDGLRHFLRQDPDIIMVGEIRDREAAEVAINAALTGHLVFSTLHTNDAAGAVTRLLNMGIEPFLISSTILLSIAQRLVRKICPECKESYEASTQTLRSVGIKVEGDKKFPLYRGRGCDRCNNVGYKGRIGVYEVMIINDDIRQLILNREPAQTIKELAEEMGMISLRESALRKVIRGIITLEEMLRLTFEESIEYGTSVPTT